One stretch of Xanthomonas sp. DAR 35659 DNA includes these proteins:
- a CDS encoding alpha-N-arabinofuranosidase — translation MRSTRPLKHAARGWRHRLPLAAAIVALALGTGLTQAAEVEVRGTLRADQPGAQVSRNLFGQFAEHLGHGIYGGVWVGPESKIPNTRGYRNDVVAALKALQVPNIRWPGGCFADEYHWRDGIGPRAKRPISINTHWGGVEEPNSFGTHEFMDFTELLGTQAYVAGNVGDAAPDEMAQWVEYMTAPTKSTLANQRRGNGRDAPWKVPYFGVGNELWGCGGNMRVEYAADVYRRYQTFVKAPADQRIMKIAPGPSDDDYHWTEVMMREATKFMDGLSMHYYTIPGGWPPRASSTDFDETAWIQTLSRTLVMDELISKHSAIMDKYDPDKKVALVVDEWGTWYSGLPNVNPGFLRQQNTLRDALVASLNLDIFVQHAERVRMANIAQMVNVLQAMILTDGDKMLLTPTYHVFALYKPYQDATALPLQIKAPDYTHGEYTVPSVHGSAVKAKDGHVYVALTNLDPNRAAQVAVKVDGVRASGVSGQILTAPTITALNTFEQPQAVKPASFGGASLRGDTLQVALPAKAIVMLKLQ, via the coding sequence ATGCGCTCGACCCGTCCACTGAAGCACGCCGCACGAGGCTGGCGGCACCGCCTGCCGCTGGCCGCCGCCATCGTCGCGCTGGCGCTGGGCACCGGCCTGACGCAGGCCGCCGAGGTCGAGGTGCGCGGCACCCTGCGCGCCGACCAGCCCGGCGCGCAGGTCTCGCGCAACCTGTTCGGCCAGTTCGCCGAGCACCTGGGCCACGGCATCTACGGCGGCGTGTGGGTCGGGCCGGAGTCGAAGATTCCGAACACGCGCGGCTACCGCAACGACGTGGTCGCGGCGCTGAAGGCGCTGCAGGTCCCCAACATCCGCTGGCCCGGCGGCTGCTTCGCCGACGAATACCACTGGCGCGACGGCATCGGCCCGCGCGCCAAGCGCCCGATCAGCATCAACACGCACTGGGGTGGCGTGGAGGAACCCAACAGCTTCGGCACCCATGAGTTCATGGACTTCACCGAACTGCTCGGCACCCAGGCCTACGTGGCCGGCAATGTCGGCGACGCCGCGCCGGACGAGATGGCGCAATGGGTCGAGTACATGACCGCGCCGACCAAGTCCACGCTCGCCAACCAGCGCCGCGGCAACGGCCGCGATGCGCCGTGGAAGGTGCCCTACTTCGGCGTCGGCAACGAGCTGTGGGGCTGCGGCGGCAACATGCGCGTGGAATACGCCGCGGACGTGTATCGCCGCTACCAGACCTTCGTCAAGGCGCCGGCCGACCAGAGGATCATGAAGATCGCGCCCGGCCCCAGCGACGACGACTACCACTGGACCGAAGTGATGATGCGCGAGGCCACCAAGTTCATGGACGGGCTGAGCATGCACTACTACACCATTCCCGGCGGCTGGCCGCCGCGCGCGTCCTCCACCGATTTCGACGAGACCGCGTGGATCCAGACGCTGTCGCGCACGCTGGTGATGGACGAACTGATCAGCAAGCACAGCGCGATCATGGACAAGTACGACCCGGACAAGAAGGTCGCGCTGGTGGTCGACGAATGGGGCACCTGGTACAGCGGCCTGCCCAACGTCAATCCCGGCTTCCTGCGCCAGCAGAACACGCTGCGCGACGCGCTGGTGGCCTCGCTCAACCTGGACATCTTCGTGCAGCACGCCGAGCGGGTGCGCATGGCCAACATCGCGCAGATGGTCAACGTGCTGCAGGCGATGATCCTCACCGACGGCGACAAGATGCTGCTGACCCCGACCTATCACGTATTCGCGCTGTACAAGCCGTACCAGGACGCGACCGCGCTGCCGCTGCAGATCAAGGCGCCCGATTACACGCACGGCGAGTACACGGTGCCGTCCGTGCACGGCTCGGCGGTCAAGGCCAAGGACGGCCACGTCTACGTGGCGCTGACCAACCTGGACCCGAACCGCGCCGCGCAGGTCGCGGTGAAGGTGGACGGCGTGCGGGCCAGCGGCGTCAGCGGGCAGATCCTCACCGCGCCGACGATCACCGCGCTCAACACCTTCGAACAGCCGCAGGCGGTGAAGCCGGCCAGCTTCGGCGGCGCCAGCCTGCGGGGCGACACGCTGCAGGTGGCGCTGCCGGCCAAGGCGATCGTGATGCTGAAACTGCAGTAA
- the fusA gene encoding elongation factor G: MNTQTLSRWRNLGIIAHIDAGKTTLTERLLWVTGAIHRVGEVHDGAATTDFSDIERARGITIDAAAVQAHWSVRGQPAHRLTLIDTPGHIDFAIEVERSLRVLDGAVAVFSAVDGVQPQSETVWRQARRHGVPLLAFVNKMDRAGASFDGVLDQLRDKLDATVWAVGVPLPGDSGFDGWVDLVGRRVLAWDGDDRMAARAWTADDAAAFAAARERLIAAVADHDDDLADAYLREQAIDDDALRAALRRATLAGAGVPVLAGSAFKGKGIEPLLDAIVDWLPSPLDRPPVPATRARDDADVAETVHLAPDPSAPLAALVFKVAHTAQGPLAFVRVYAGTLRVGDTVWASQTRRPRRVGRLAVVQAQRTHDVAQALAGEIVAILGWKDATSGETLSGGDARWVLESIRTQPPVLAWRLAAANAADLVRMGQGLARLAQEDPSFRLDSDPETGETLVWGMGELHLEVMVERLRTEWHVDVRTGVPRVAYQETLRAAVPGVVGRLSRQNGGHGQFAQVVLDLVPRADGAVVFVDRSRGGVVPKAFVAATEKGVRAALAQGPLGYPVVGVEVALVDGLAHAVDSSDMAFQRAASEAVKAALAQAGTRLLEPVMALAIDTPAASVGDVLGDLQRRDGRVVAIAERGARADVVAHAPLAQLQAYATALRSLTQGRASASMAFERYEAVKAA; the protein is encoded by the coding sequence ATGAACACCCAAACCCTTTCCCGCTGGCGCAATCTCGGCATCATCGCCCACATCGACGCCGGCAAGACCACCCTCACCGAACGCCTGCTGTGGGTCACCGGCGCGATCCATCGTGTCGGCGAAGTCCACGACGGCGCCGCCACCACCGACTTCTCCGACATCGAGCGCGCCCGCGGCATCACCATCGACGCCGCCGCGGTGCAGGCGCACTGGTCCGTGCGCGGGCAACCGGCGCATCGGCTCACCCTGATCGACACGCCGGGGCACATCGATTTCGCGATCGAGGTGGAGCGCTCTTTGCGCGTGCTCGACGGCGCGGTCGCGGTGTTTTCCGCGGTCGACGGCGTGCAGCCGCAGTCGGAGACCGTGTGGCGCCAGGCGCGCCGCCACGGCGTGCCGTTGCTCGCGTTCGTCAACAAGATGGACCGTGCCGGCGCCTCGTTCGACGGTGTGCTGGACCAGTTGCGCGACAAGCTCGACGCCACCGTATGGGCCGTCGGCGTGCCGCTGCCTGGCGATTCCGGCTTCGATGGCTGGGTCGACCTGGTCGGCCGCCGCGTGCTCGCCTGGGACGGCGACGACCGCATGGCCGCGCGCGCGTGGACCGCGGACGACGCGGCCGCGTTCGCCGCGGCGCGCGAGCGCCTCATCGCCGCGGTAGCCGACCACGACGACGACCTGGCCGATGCCTATCTGCGGGAGCAGGCGATCGACGACGACGCGCTGCGCGCGGCGTTGCGCCGCGCCACCCTGGCGGGCGCCGGCGTGCCGGTGCTGGCCGGTTCGGCGTTCAAGGGCAAGGGCATCGAGCCGTTGCTGGACGCGATCGTCGATTGGCTGCCGTCGCCGCTGGACCGTCCGCCGGTGCCTGCGACACGCGCGCGCGACGACGCCGACGTGGCGGAGACCGTGCACCTGGCGCCGGACCCGTCCGCGCCGCTGGCGGCGCTGGTGTTCAAGGTCGCGCATACCGCGCAGGGGCCGCTGGCGTTCGTGCGCGTGTACGCGGGCACCTTGCGCGTCGGCGACACGGTGTGGGCGTCGCAGACGCGGCGCCCGCGCCGGGTCGGGCGGTTGGCGGTGGTCCAGGCGCAGCGGACCCACGACGTGGCGCAGGCGCTCGCCGGCGAGATCGTGGCCATCCTCGGCTGGAAGGACGCGACCAGCGGCGAGACGCTCAGCGGCGGCGACGCGCGTTGGGTGCTGGAGAGCATCCGTACCCAGCCGCCGGTGCTGGCGTGGCGCCTGGCCGCGGCCAACGCCGCGGACCTGGTGCGGATGGGGCAGGGACTGGCGCGGCTGGCGCAGGAAGATCCCTCGTTCCGTCTCGACAGCGATCCGGAGACCGGCGAAACCCTGGTCTGGGGCATGGGCGAACTGCACCTGGAAGTGATGGTGGAGCGCCTGCGCACCGAGTGGCATGTGGATGTACGCACCGGCGTGCCGCGCGTGGCCTACCAGGAAACCCTGCGTGCGGCGGTGCCGGGCGTGGTCGGGCGGCTGTCCAGGCAGAACGGTGGCCATGGCCAGTTCGCGCAGGTGGTGCTGGACCTTGTGCCACGTGCGGACGGGGCGGTCGTGTTCGTGGACCGCAGCCGCGGCGGCGTGGTGCCAAAGGCCTTCGTCGCCGCGACCGAGAAGGGTGTGCGCGCGGCGCTGGCGCAAGGTCCGCTCGGCTACCCGGTGGTCGGTGTGGAGGTCGCCCTGGTCGACGGCCTAGCGCATGCGGTGGATTCGTCGGACATGGCGTTCCAGCGTGCGGCGTCGGAAGCGGTCAAGGCGGCGTTGGCGCAGGCCGGCACGCGCTTGCTGGAGCCGGTGATGGCGCTGGCGATCGACACCCCGGCGGCCAGCGTCGGCGACGTGCTCGGCGACCTGCAACGGCGCGACGGCCGCGTCGTGGCGATCGCCGAGCGCGGCGCGCGCGCCGACGTGGTCGCGCACGCGCCGCTGGCGCAGTTGCAGGCCTACGCCACCGCGCTGCGGTCGCTAACCCAGGGCCGTGCGTCCGCCAGCATGGCGTTCGAGCGCTATGAGGCGGTCAAGGCGGCATGA
- a CDS encoding DJ-1/PfpI family protein, producing the protein MSDVSRHRACIALLAFAGLFAGGAAAAAADSPAPPQLADTPTKALPIVHRRTDPDARPVVVVIAQDKTVLSDFVVPYGVLAQSGVAHVIALNMKDGPLKAGPLTLLPDMSVADFDKAYPAGADYVIVPATENKHVEETDWLRTQRARGAALVSICDGVELLAEIGALDDRRATGHWASLRDRRKHYPQVTWLTNLRYVADGDVASSAGVSAALPISLALVETIAGPQAARATAGRLGVAEWDAAHDSDVFRVRPTDVATHRANMRLKREDVVALEVRDGDDEVALSLHAEAWSRTMRNDVRLVSETAGPVRLRGGLRMLAQCTSSSTPDVSIALATAAPAGAALSAALDLIAQRYGGGTARLSALAMEYPWGDLQGAR; encoded by the coding sequence ATGTCTGATGTTTCCCGTCACCGCGCCTGCATCGCCCTGCTCGCCTTCGCCGGTCTCTTCGCAGGCGGCGCAGCGGCAGCCGCCGCCGATTCCCCGGCACCACCGCAGCTAGCGGACACCCCGACGAAGGCCTTGCCGATCGTCCACCGCCGAACGGATCCGGACGCCCGTCCCGTGGTGGTCGTCATCGCCCAGGACAAGACCGTGTTGTCGGACTTCGTCGTGCCCTACGGCGTGCTCGCGCAATCCGGCGTGGCGCACGTGATCGCCTTGAACATGAAGGATGGCCCGCTGAAGGCTGGCCCGCTCACGCTGTTGCCCGACATGTCCGTTGCCGACTTCGACAAGGCCTATCCCGCGGGTGCCGACTACGTGATCGTGCCGGCGACGGAAAACAAGCACGTGGAGGAAACGGACTGGTTGCGAACGCAACGCGCGCGCGGCGCGGCGCTGGTGTCGATCTGCGACGGGGTCGAACTGCTGGCGGAGATCGGCGCGCTCGACGATCGCCGCGCCACGGGCCACTGGGCCTCGTTGCGCGATCGTCGCAAGCACTACCCGCAGGTCACCTGGCTGACGAACCTGCGCTATGTGGCCGATGGCGATGTCGCCTCGAGCGCTGGCGTCTCCGCCGCGCTGCCGATCAGCCTGGCGCTGGTCGAGACCATCGCCGGACCGCAAGCGGCGCGTGCGACCGCCGGCCGCCTGGGCGTCGCGGAATGGGATGCCGCGCATGACAGCGACGTGTTCCGGGTACGTCCAACGGATGTGGCGACGCACCGCGCCAACATGCGCCTCAAGCGCGAAGACGTGGTGGCGCTGGAGGTACGCGACGGTGACGACGAAGTGGCGCTGTCGCTGCATGCGGAAGCATGGTCGCGCACGATGCGCAATGATGTCCGGCTTGTCTCCGAGACCGCCGGCCCGGTCCGGCTGCGCGGCGGCCTGCGCATGCTGGCACAGTGCACGTCGTCCTCGACGCCGGACGTAAGCATCGCATTGGCCACGGCCGCCCCCGCCGGCGCGGCACTCTCTGCCGCGTTGGATCTGATCGCCCAGCGCTATGGCGGCGGCACCGCGCGCCTGTCCGCGCTCGCCATGGAATACCCATGGGGCGATCTGCAGGGCGCGCGCTGA
- a CDS encoding GlxA family transcriptional regulator: protein MPIRVKRARQPQAPLRVVLLAYDGMNLLDLAGPLQALTTANRSAQAGVPARYDTIVASEHGGPIVTGSGLPVVTVPISSLTDAAIDTLIAAGGCPGEEFEVTPALRDFIAVRAASVRRLCSVCTGAFLLAAAGQLDGRRVATHWAWLDKLKRRHPQLEVDPDSIFIRDGKLWTSAGVSSGIDLTLALIEQDYGPRVAIEVARHLVVFVKRAGGQAQFSVPLAAQTRDHAFVELHAWIAANLGADLSVPRLAERANMAPRTFARLYAAKVGRTPAKTVELMRLEAACHALEDTALPLKRVALHAGYADEQQLRRAFRRQFGTNPGTHRARFSTQPEGIEAAERGGVEER from the coding sequence ATGCCGATCCGCGTCAAGCGCGCGCGACAGCCGCAAGCCCCCTTGCGCGTAGTGCTTCTGGCCTACGACGGGATGAACCTGCTTGACCTCGCCGGTCCATTGCAGGCGCTGACCACGGCCAACCGCAGCGCGCAAGCCGGTGTACCCGCGCGTTACGACACCATCGTGGCATCGGAGCATGGCGGCCCCATCGTCACCGGATCGGGCTTGCCCGTGGTCACCGTCCCGATTTCCTCGCTGACCGACGCAGCGATCGACACGCTGATCGCCGCAGGCGGCTGCCCGGGCGAGGAATTCGAGGTCACGCCCGCGCTGCGCGACTTCATCGCCGTGCGTGCCGCGTCGGTACGCAGGCTCTGCTCCGTCTGTACGGGCGCGTTCCTACTGGCCGCCGCTGGCCAGCTCGATGGCCGGCGTGTGGCGACGCACTGGGCCTGGCTCGACAAGTTGAAGCGCCGGCATCCACAACTGGAGGTCGATCCGGACAGCATCTTCATCCGCGACGGCAAGCTCTGGACCTCGGCCGGGGTGAGTTCAGGCATCGATCTCACCTTGGCGCTGATCGAGCAGGACTATGGTCCGCGCGTCGCGATCGAGGTCGCCAGACACTTGGTGGTGTTCGTGAAGCGCGCGGGCGGGCAAGCGCAGTTCAGTGTGCCCCTGGCGGCACAGACGCGGGATCACGCCTTTGTCGAGCTGCACGCGTGGATCGCGGCGAACCTGGGCGCGGACCTGTCGGTCCCGCGGCTCGCCGAGCGTGCCAACATGGCGCCGCGCACCTTCGCCCGCCTCTACGCGGCGAAGGTGGGGCGCACGCCGGCCAAGACGGTCGAGCTGATGCGCCTGGAGGCGGCGTGCCACGCTCTGGAGGACACCGCGCTGCCCTTGAAGCGCGTCGCCCTGCATGCGGGCTATGCCGACGAGCAGCAGTTGCGGCGCGCGTTTCGACGCCAGTTCGGCACCAATCCGGGCACGCATCGCGCACGCTTCTCGACGCAACCTGAAGGCATCGAAGCGGCGGAGCGTGGCGGCGTCGAGGAACGATGA
- a CDS encoding dipeptidase, whose protein sequence is MKQTWTRRQWLGLSGSALLAGALPATATASGASAAAAKEVDSSGAGATDAEALYRRALVLDANTLASIGQLASDGDSATQLRQLRESGVNALKTTLGGADGDFEAAVKDIAAAQALVEAYPQQFLKVLQHADLQRAKREGRIALIFSFESAAMLEDKPERIDLFRQLGVRVMQLSYNRASPFGSGCLDGDTGGVTALGREAIARMNRLGVALDLSHANAQTTRDGIALSRRPPVVTHAGCNAVFAHPRNKRDRDMRALADKGGVMGIYMLPFLTEDSRQPQLADYLRHMLHALDVCGEDHVGIGTDSMFFPVAEQDIREMDALMQQRRRDGIGAPGENRPPYLPDVNSVRKLERVADGLLRHGYSARVTEKVLGLNFDRVFGEIWAA, encoded by the coding sequence ATGAAGCAGACATGGACGCGACGGCAATGGTTGGGCCTCTCCGGCAGTGCGCTACTGGCGGGGGCATTGCCTGCCACGGCCACGGCGAGCGGCGCCAGCGCCGCTGCAGCGAAGGAGGTGGACAGCAGCGGCGCCGGCGCGACCGACGCCGAGGCGCTGTACCGGCGCGCGCTGGTGCTCGATGCCAACACCCTGGCCTCGATCGGCCAACTGGCCAGCGACGGCGACAGCGCCACGCAACTGCGCCAGTTGCGCGAGTCCGGCGTGAACGCGCTGAAGACCACGCTGGGCGGCGCCGACGGCGACTTCGAGGCGGCGGTGAAGGACATCGCCGCCGCGCAGGCGCTGGTCGAGGCGTATCCGCAGCAGTTCCTGAAAGTGCTGCAGCACGCCGACCTGCAGCGCGCCAAGCGCGAAGGCCGGATCGCACTGATCTTCTCCTTCGAATCGGCCGCGATGCTGGAGGACAAGCCCGAGCGCATCGACCTGTTCCGCCAGCTCGGCGTGCGCGTGATGCAACTGTCCTACAACCGTGCCTCGCCGTTCGGCAGCGGTTGCCTGGACGGCGATACCGGCGGCGTCACCGCGCTCGGGCGCGAGGCGATCGCGCGCATGAACCGGCTCGGCGTGGCGCTGGACCTGAGCCATGCCAACGCGCAGACCACGCGCGATGGCATCGCGCTGTCGCGGCGTCCGCCGGTCGTCACCCATGCCGGCTGCAACGCGGTGTTCGCGCATCCGCGCAACAAGCGCGACCGCGACATGCGCGCGCTGGCCGACAAGGGTGGGGTGATGGGCATCTACATGCTGCCGTTCCTGACCGAGGACAGCCGCCAGCCGCAACTGGCCGACTACCTGCGGCACATGCTGCATGCGCTGGACGTGTGCGGAGAGGACCACGTCGGCATCGGCACCGATTCGATGTTCTTCCCGGTCGCCGAGCAGGACATCCGCGAGATGGACGCGCTGATGCAGCAGCGCCGCCGCGACGGCATCGGCGCGCCCGGCGAGAACCGGCCCCCGTACCTGCCCGACGTCAACAGCGTGCGCAAGCTCGAGCGCGTCGCCGATGGCCTGCTGCGCCATGGTTACAGCGCACGGGTGACCGAGAAGGTACTGGGGCTGAACTTCGACCGGGTGTTCGGCGAGATCTGGGCGGCCTGA
- a CDS encoding cation:proton antiporter, protein MTTPQMSVYFFLQAAVILLVCRLVGLLAKRLGQPQVVGEMIAGVALGPSLFGLVLPDLQQALFPKPTLDMLYVAAQFGVGLYMFLVGTDFRGDHFRARYRSAMTVSLAGIAVPFVLAFALVPWLLHTPGLFSAKAKTLEASLFLGAAIAITAFPMLARIIHERGLTGSSLGTLALTAGAVDDAAAWCILAIVLASFGGSWGSAYLAIGGGVGYALFMMLIGRHWLRRLADHVRTDQPLGASVLAVVLMLFCLSAWAMDAIGIHAVFGGFLLGACLPKGALTEKLREQLQPFVVVFLLPMFFTFSGLKTQLSVLLDPQILLAGGAILLASFLGKGIACWAAARASGENNRDAMAIGALMNARGLMELIIINIGLQAGVIEQGLFSILVLMAIVSTLMATPLFNWVMRRAAMRDVTPAAAGPG, encoded by the coding sequence ATGACCACCCCTCAGATGTCCGTGTATTTCTTTCTGCAGGCGGCGGTGATCCTACTGGTGTGCCGGCTGGTCGGGCTGTTGGCCAAGCGCCTGGGCCAGCCGCAGGTGGTGGGCGAGATGATCGCCGGCGTCGCGCTGGGTCCCTCGCTGTTCGGGCTGGTGCTGCCGGACCTGCAGCAGGCCCTGTTTCCCAAGCCGACCCTGGACATGCTGTACGTGGCCGCGCAGTTCGGCGTCGGCCTGTACATGTTCCTGGTCGGCACCGACTTCCGCGGCGACCATTTCCGCGCCCGCTACCGCAGCGCGATGACCGTGTCGCTGGCCGGCATCGCGGTGCCGTTCGTGCTCGCGTTCGCGCTGGTGCCGTGGCTGCTGCACACCCCGGGCCTGTTCTCGGCCAAAGCCAAGACCCTGGAAGCCTCGCTGTTCCTGGGCGCGGCCATCGCCATCACCGCATTCCCGATGCTGGCGCGGATCATCCACGAGCGCGGCCTCACCGGCAGTTCGCTGGGCACGCTGGCGCTCACCGCCGGCGCGGTGGACGATGCCGCGGCCTGGTGCATCCTGGCCATCGTGCTGGCCAGTTTCGGCGGCAGCTGGGGCAGCGCCTATCTGGCGATCGGCGGCGGCGTGGGCTACGCGCTGTTCATGATGCTGATCGGCCGCCACTGGCTGCGCCGCCTGGCCGACCACGTGCGTACCGACCAGCCGCTCGGCGCCAGCGTGCTGGCGGTGGTGCTGATGCTGTTCTGCCTCAGCGCCTGGGCGATGGACGCGATCGGCATCCACGCCGTGTTCGGCGGCTTCCTGCTCGGCGCCTGCCTGCCCAAGGGCGCGCTGACCGAGAAGCTGCGCGAGCAGTTGCAACCGTTCGTGGTGGTGTTCCTGCTGCCGATGTTCTTCACCTTTTCCGGACTCAAGACCCAGCTCAGCGTGCTGCTGGACCCGCAGATCCTGCTGGCGGGCGGAGCGATCCTGCTGGCCTCGTTCCTGGGCAAGGGCATCGCCTGCTGGGCCGCGGCCCGCGCCAGCGGCGAGAACAACCGCGACGCGATGGCGATCGGCGCGCTGATGAACGCACGCGGGCTGATGGAGCTGATCATCATCAACATCGGCCTGCAGGCCGGGGTCATCGAACAGGGCCTGTTCTCGATCCTGGTGCTGATGGCGATCGTCTCCACGCTGATGGCCACGCCGCTGTTCAACTGGGTGATGCGCCGCGCCGCCATGCGCGATGTGACGCCCGCTGCAGCAGGGCCAGGCTGA
- a CDS encoding glutathione S-transferase family protein, producing MLKIWGRHNSSNVRKVLWCAEEVRVPYDSIQVGGAFGGTDDAHYRAMNPNGLVPAIEDDGLALWESNSIVRYLAARYAPGTLYLEDPAERARGDKWMDWTTSTFAVPFRDLFWGTLRTAPEARDEAKIAAALARCGELLRTAEAALVQQPWLSGAQFAMGDIPLGSFAYAWFEMPIERPALPHLHAWYQRLQQRPAFRKAVMTALT from the coding sequence ATGCTGAAGATCTGGGGCCGACACAATTCGAGCAACGTGCGCAAGGTGCTGTGGTGCGCCGAGGAAGTCAGGGTACCGTACGACTCGATCCAGGTCGGCGGCGCCTTCGGCGGGACCGACGATGCGCACTACCGCGCGATGAACCCCAACGGCCTGGTGCCGGCGATCGAGGACGACGGCCTGGCGTTGTGGGAATCCAACAGCATCGTGCGCTACCTGGCCGCGCGCTATGCGCCGGGGACGCTTTACCTGGAGGATCCCGCCGAACGCGCGCGCGGCGACAAGTGGATGGACTGGACCACTTCGACATTCGCCGTTCCGTTCCGCGACCTGTTCTGGGGCACGCTGCGCACCGCGCCCGAAGCGCGCGACGAGGCCAAGATTGCCGCCGCGCTGGCGCGTTGCGGCGAATTGCTGCGTACCGCCGAGGCAGCGCTGGTGCAGCAGCCGTGGCTGTCCGGCGCGCAGTTCGCGATGGGCGACATCCCGTTGGGCAGCTTCGCCTACGCCTGGTTCGAGATGCCGATCGAGCGGCCGGCGCTGCCGCATCTGCACGCCTGGTACCAGCGCTTGCAGCAGCGTCCGGCGTTCCGCAAGGCGGTGATGACGGCGTTGACCTGA
- a CDS encoding glycoside hydrolase family 97 protein, with protein sequence MGKEAAVLSRPQRTRAVRLVACLLVLCALPALAAERLVGAVVSPDATLQAQVSVDEDGGSAYYRVLRDGREVLMRSRLGLVRDDADFSKGLRLLAVSPVEAVHDRYELLTGKRRVNDYRANRRVFSWRGANGERLQIEFQVSDDGVVFRYAFPRRDPAIRELREDATTFRFAAAARAWLQPMSPAKTGFGNTNPSYEEYYLQDVAVGTPSPLAAGWVYPALFRHEADWVLLSEGTLGRGHAGSRLRDVADQPGAYAIGMPDPREVLPGGAANPRFALPWRSPWRIVAVGSLKTIAESTLGTDVADPPATPPVAPPQPGKASWSWPLLGDGATTFEVQKRYIDFAARMGWRYTLIDALWDTQIGEDKLRELIAYARAKRVAILLWYNSAGSWNQAPQTPRDRMLTHASRVREFARLKALGVAGVKIDFFGGDGQSMIGYYLDILQDAAPYGLMLNFHGATLPRGWQRTWPDLMTMEAVRGLEFATFEQANADQVPAHAAMLPFARNVFDPMDFTPLAMVKLNDKVQRRTTPGFELAETVLFVSGIQHYAETPEAVEQAPPEVRALLRDLPAVWDDSRFVDGYPGRFAVFARRGGGRWYVAGINADPQPRTLRLDLAELGVAGRGARLIADGDGPLGLASRRLEVTPAQTVEVPLPARGGFVLQFD encoded by the coding sequence ATGGGAAAAGAAGCCGCAGTTCTGAGCCGCCCGCAGCGGACCCGTGCCGTGCGCCTGGTGGCCTGCCTGCTGGTGCTGTGCGCGCTGCCGGCGCTGGCCGCCGAGCGCCTGGTCGGCGCGGTCGTCAGTCCCGATGCCACGCTGCAAGCGCAGGTGAGCGTGGACGAGGACGGCGGTAGCGCGTACTACCGCGTGCTGCGCGACGGGCGCGAGGTGCTGATGCGCTCGCGCCTGGGCCTGGTCCGCGACGATGCCGATTTCTCCAAGGGCCTGCGCCTGCTCGCGGTGTCGCCGGTGGAGGCGGTGCACGATCGCTACGAACTGCTGACCGGCAAGCGCCGGGTCAACGACTACCGCGCCAACCGGCGCGTGTTCTCCTGGCGCGGGGCCAACGGCGAGCGCCTGCAGATCGAGTTCCAGGTCTCCGACGACGGCGTCGTGTTCCGTTACGCCTTCCCGCGCCGCGACCCGGCAATCCGCGAACTGCGCGAGGACGCCACCACGTTCCGCTTCGCCGCGGCCGCGCGCGCCTGGCTGCAGCCGATGTCGCCGGCCAAGACCGGATTCGGCAATACCAATCCGTCCTACGAGGAGTATTACCTGCAGGACGTCGCGGTGGGCACGCCGTCGCCGCTGGCCGCCGGCTGGGTGTATCCGGCTCTGTTCCGCCACGAGGCGGACTGGGTGCTGCTCAGCGAAGGCACGCTCGGCCGCGGCCATGCCGGCAGCCGCCTGCGCGATGTCGCCGACCAGCCCGGCGCGTATGCGATCGGCATGCCCGACCCGCGCGAGGTGTTGCCCGGCGGCGCCGCCAACCCACGCTTCGCGCTGCCGTGGCGTTCGCCCTGGCGCATCGTCGCGGTCGGCAGCCTGAAGACCATCGCCGAGTCCACCCTGGGCACCGACGTGGCCGATCCGCCCGCCACGCCGCCGGTCGCGCCGCCGCAGCCGGGCAAGGCATCGTGGAGCTGGCCGCTGCTCGGCGACGGCGCCACCACGTTCGAGGTGCAGAAGCGCTACATCGATTTCGCCGCGCGCATGGGCTGGCGCTATACCTTGATCGACGCGCTGTGGGACACGCAGATCGGCGAGGACAAGCTGCGCGAGCTGATCGCCTACGCGCGCGCCAAGCGGGTCGCGATCCTGCTCTGGTACAACTCGGCCGGCAGCTGGAACCAGGCGCCGCAGACCCCGCGCGACCGCATGCTGACCCACGCCAGCCGCGTGCGCGAGTTCGCGCGGCTCAAGGCGCTGGGCGTGGCCGGGGTGAAGATCGATTTCTTCGGCGGCGATGGCCAGTCGATGATCGGCTACTACCTGGACATCCTGCAGGACGCCGCGCCGTACGGGCTGATGCTCAACTTCCATGGCGCCACCCTGCCGCGCGGCTGGCAGCGCACCTGGCCGGACCTGATGACGATGGAGGCGGTGCGCGGGCTGGAGTTCGCCACCTTCGAGCAGGCCAACGCCGACCAGGTGCCGGCGCATGCGGCGATGCTGCCGTTCGCGCGCAACGTGTTCGATCCCATGGACTTCACCCCGCTGGCCATGGTCAAGCTCAACGACAAGGTGCAGCGCCGGACCACGCCCGGCTTCGAGCTGGCCGAGACGGTGCTGTTCGTGTCCGGCATCCAGCATTACGCCGAGACCCCGGAGGCGGTGGAACAGGCGCCGCCGGAGGTGCGCGCGTTGCTGCGCGACCTGCCCGCGGTGTGGGACGACAGCCGCTTCGTGGACGGTTATCCGGGGCGCTTCGCGGTGTTCGCGCGGCGCGGCGGCGGACGCTGGTACGTGGCCGGCATCAACGCCGATCCGCAGCCGCGCACGCTGCGGCTGGATCTGGCGGAGCTGGGCGTGGCCGGTCGTGGCGCACGCCTGATCGCCGATGGCGATGGCCCGTTGGGCCTGGCCAGCCGCCGTCTCGAGGTCACCCCGGCGCAGACCGTCGAGGTGCCGTTGCCCGCGCGCGGCGGCTTCGTGCTGCAGTTCGACTGA